The Sorghum bicolor cultivar BTx623 chromosome 6, Sorghum_bicolor_NCBIv3, whole genome shotgun sequence genome contains the following window.
CTCTGAATTCGCGTCAGAGGATCACGAGATTCGCCGGGCTAGTTGTAATTTTTTTCAGTAATGTACGTAGAACTGAAAGtgaaaagcaattgcaagatgGAATCATACGAGAGGAGGATCTAGCAGCAGTATATAGAAAAGAAAATCTATATATAAATCAAGCAGCCGCGGCGATGTACAGAGGAACAATCGACATGGAAATCGACTGAGAGAATCAACGAAAGAAAGAATAAATCCACagaaagcagcagcagcagcagcagcagcatcagaTGGCAATATTATCTACTAGTAGTAATCCTAGCATCTGTAGGAAATCCACACCACCAGGTGGCATCCAAATCCAAATCCCAAATCCCAAAATCAGAACCAGACTTTGCAATTCGTGGGCTGGAACGGCGATGCGTTGGCGGCACCAGGCGCGGGGACGGAGAGCTGGCAGCTGATCTTCGCCTTAGGCCCGCGGACCTTGAACGCCCAGACCTTGACCCTGAGTTTGGCGTTGAGATCCACGTTGACGGCGAAGTTGCCCGCGGACTGCTCCTGCCTGAACTCGGCGGCGGTGACGTCGCCCTGGAGGAGCTGGTTGCCGTGGAACTCCGGGGACAGCTTGGTGGACGCCTGGGTGCCCTGGTAGAAGGCGTCGAGCGTGGTGTAGCCGAAGCGCTGGTCCTTGTAGTAGGCGAGGGACTGGACGTCGTCGTAGTAGAGGCCGACGCGCGTGTTGGGGTTGCGCACCGTCATGGTGACGTTGAGGTCGTAGGTGAGCGTGGAGGTTGTGGAGAGGTTGAACTGGGCGAGCGAGGCGGAGTCGACGGTGGCGGCGATCATGTGGGGCTTGAAGATGAGGTAGAGGATGAGGACGAGGATGCCGAGCGTGACGGCGAGGGAGACGAGGATGCTGCAGAGGCAGCTGAAGAGGCCGCAGGCTAGGCACTTGCAGGGGCAGCAGAGGCACGAGACGGCGCGGCTCGCGGAACCCATGGTTCTTGGGGGTGTTGTTGTCGCGGGTGGTCGACGGCGGATGCGGGCGGGCTTGGATTGGGTTCCCTCCGGTGGATGGAGTGGAGTGGAATGGAAGAGGCAGGACGGCGGTGGTGGATTGGATTTGGTGGGGAGGCCGGGCTGGGGCTGGTTTATATGGAACGAAGCCGGGGAAGGGGACCCGACGCGGTTGTGTAAGCGCGTGGTGGAGTTGGAAGAGGagacgcccgcccgcccgccgcgATGGGGTTAATTTGGGGGTGGTTGGTTTGCCCTGGTCGTCGTGCtcgctcgcctcgcctcgcctcgcctgccTGCTGGGCTCCCTTGCCTTCCCTTGGTTGGAAACTGCCAAACTGCTCCTCCGCCTGTGGGGGATTGGGGGAGGTGGAAGGCACGGGGAAGTGGGTGGCGGCCGTCGTGGACTCGTGGTGGTGGAGAGACGAGGAGGCGCCGCTGGCACATGCCCCGCGGGAGAGTTGTAGCCGTTGTGCCTTTGGGTTGGGTGGGTGGGTCGCGCCTGATTGGTTTGACCGTTTGCAGCGCAAGCGCAACGGCCAGGACGTCCCGACTCGGGTCGGGCACAAATCCCACCCCACACGGTCAGGACCCG
Protein-coding sequences here:
- the LOC8076499 gene encoding NDR1/HIN1-like protein 2, whose protein sequence is MGSASRAVSCLCCPCKCLACGLFSCLCSILVSLAVTLGILVLILYLIFKPHMIAATVDSASLAQFNLSTTSTLTYDLNVTMTVRNPNTRVGLYYDDVQSLAYYKDQRFGYTTLDAFYQGTQASTKLSPEFHGNQLLQGDVTAAEFRQEQSAGNFAVNVDLNAKLRVKVWAFKVRGPKAKISCQLSVPAPGAANASPFQPTNCKVWF